The sequence below is a genomic window from Natrinema salaciae.
GCATCGAGGAGCAAGTCGAGGTACTCCGGCGGCTCTGGACGGACGAGCTCGTCGATTTCGACGGCGAGTTCCACGAGATTCCGGATGCGGGCATTCGGCCGCTGCCGGTCCAGCAGCCGATTCCGCTCTGGATGGGCGGCATGGCCGATCCGGTCAAGCGTCGTGTGGCTCGCATCGCCGACGGCTGGTTGCCGCAGTTCCAGCCCGGTGACGAGGCCGAATCCCACCTCGCCGATCTCTACGAGTACGCCGACGAGGTCGGCCGCGACCCCGACGAGATCGGTCTCGGCGGTCGAATGTACGCCGTTCCCGGCGAGGAGGACGACTGGATCGACCGCGCGCAGGCCTGGCGGGACCTCGGCGCAGACTTCCTCTCGATCACGACGATGTACCAGGGGCTCGAGGGCGAGGAACACACGGCTCACGTCGAGCGGGTCGCCGCGGTGCTGCGAGACGTCGACCTGCTGTAGCGAGTCGCTGGCCGCGGCGTCTCGCGGCTCGCTTATTCGTGGCCCGCTACCGGGAGCGGCTCGTAGGGTTCCTCGAGGTACTCCTGGTCCGAACGCGAGAGATCGATCTCGAGCGCTTCGACGGCGTCTTCGAGGTGGTCGACGCTCGTCGTCCCGACGATGGGCGCGTCGACCCACTCCTTGTGGAGGAGCCAGGCGAGCGAGATCTGGGCCATCGAGACTCCCTTCTCGTCGGCGAGTTCCTGGACGCGCTCGTTGATCGCCTCGCCCCCGCCCTGGAGGTACGACATCTGCGCGAGGTACTGGTCGGTCTGCCCGCGCGTCGTCGCGTCGATCTCCTCGTGCGGGCGGGTCGCGACGCCGCGGGCCAGCGGCGACCACGGGACGACGCCCACGTCTTCCTTCTCACAGAGTGGCAGCATCTCACGTTCCTCCTCGCGGTAGAGGACGTTGTAGTGGTTCTGCATCGTCGCGAACCGCTCGAGACCGAGTTCGTCGCTGGTGTGCAGCGCCTCGGCGAACTGGTGGGCCCACATCGACGACGTGCCGATGTATCGTACCTGTCCGCGTCGGACCGCGTCGTCGAGTGCACGGAGCGTCTCCTCGATCGGCGTGTCGTCGTCCCACCGGTGGGTCTGGTAGAGATCGATCGTGTCCACTCCCAGTCGGTCGAGGCTCGCCGCGAGTTCCTGCTCGATGGCCTTCCGCGAGAGGCCGCTCGCGTTCGGATTGTCGGAGTCCATCTCGGCGAAGACCTTCGTGGCGATCACCTGCGCGTCGCGGTCGTAGCCGTCGAGGGCGTCGCCCAGGATTTCCTCGGACTCGCCCGTAGAGTAGACGTTCGCGGTGTCGAAGAAGTTGATCCCGAGGTCGATCGCGCGGTCGATGAGGTCGGCGCTCTCGTCGGGGTCGAGCATCCACTCTCGGCCGGTGCCGAAGCTCATACAACCCAGACAGATGCGGCTGACCGTCATCCCAGTCGATCCGAGCGTCGTGTACTCCATAGGACCAGTTGCGACGGCCGGCGACAAAACGTCGTGGTCCGCCGACTCGGTTGCCGGCTCTCGACAGTTCGTGTCCGCCGGTGGGGGCGCTTCCGTCCGCCCGGTCAGGCGTCGCGCTCGACGAGCCGTTCCTCGCCGTCGAAGTCCGCGGAGTTGTCCCGGGGCTCGTAGCCTAACGCGTCGCGAGCGCGCTCGAGAGAGTAGTACTTGCGGTCGTTGTCGGAGATGCCGTAGACGATTTCGTAGTCGTAGTCGGCGCGGATACAGCGGTCGAACAGGTGCGCGCAGTCTCGGTAGGAGAGCCACATCGCTTGGCCGCGCTCGTAGTCGATCGGGGGGTGTCCCTCGGTGAGGTTCCCGATGCGGACGCAGACCACCGAGAGGTCGTGTTCGTCGTGGTAGTAGCGGCCCAGCGTTTCGCCGGCGGCCTTCGAGACCCCGTAGAGATTGCTCGGTCGGGGGAGCTCGGTCCCGTCGAGAAGGTAGTCGTCGTGCGTGCGGTACAGATCCGGCGTGCGATCGTCGGTTTCGTAGTTCCCGACGGCGTGGTTCGACGAGGCGAAGGCGACCTTCTCGACGCCCGCGTCGGCGGCGGCCTCGAAGACCGTCTGCGCGCCGTCGATGTTGTTTGTCAGCACGCTATCCCACGGCGCTTCGGGACGCGGGTCGCCCGCGAGGTGGATCACGGCGTCGATCCCGTCCATCGCCTCGCGAACGGCGTCCGCGTCGGTGATGTCGGCGACGACGAACTCGCCCGGCTGGTCGCCCGTCGGCGGGTCGCGATCCAGCAACCGCCACTCGTGTTCCTCGGCGAGGCCGCCGAGGATGGCCTCTCCGACCCGCCCCGCAGCCCCCGTGAGCAGGACTGACTGTGCCATTCGTTCGGTGTGAGGGGCAGCGCCGATAAGAACCATGCGGTTCCATATCGGCACGGTCGGTGGTGGCACGCGTCTCTCGGATCGGCGACCGCATCGCAACCCCCTTCCCGACCGCACGCGAGCACCCGCACATGTCCACGGACTCACCGACGGACGCCGAAGCCGCCTGCTTCGAGGCCGGTATCAAGTTCGGCTCGCTCTACCACCAGTTCGCCGGCACGCCGGTCTCGCCCGACAGCGCACCGAGCCTCGAGACGGCGATGGAGGAATCGATCGAGAACCAGCCCCACTGTACGGACGTGACCGTCACCGTCCGAACGGACGAACTCGAGGCGGTGCTCGCCGAGTCGACCGCCGACTACACCGAACTGACCGGACGCTTCCTCGAGGTCGAGATCGTCGTCGACTACGAGGGTTGTGAGGTCGTCACCCGCATGGAGATGGAAGACGGCTATCCGCTGATGCGGCTCGAGTCCGTTCGAGACTAGCGAGCGGTCGGTCGATCGGGGCTCGTCCTCGTCCTCGTGTCCGGTCGTGCCCGAGAAGCGGATCGGAGCCGGGAACGCGGACTTGGGAGTGCCCGCCATCGACTTTTCAGTCGGACCCGCATAGACCGGTCGATGGGACCGGAACTCTCGATCGACGCCGATTGGAACAGCCTCTATATCGACGGCGAGTGGACGTCCGCGGACGGTGACGAGGAGATCGCTGTCGAGGATCCGTCGACACGTGAGGTGGTCGCACGCGTGCCCGCAGCCGTCGATGCGGACGTCGACGCCGCCTACGAAGCCGCGGCGGCCGCCCAGACGGAGTGGGAGAACGCCCCACCGGCCGAGCGCGAGCGGGTCGCGCAGGCGTTCGCGCGGACGATCCAGGCGCACAGCGACGAGATCGTCGAACTGTTGGCTCACGAGGCGGGTGGCTCGCGGATTATGGGCGAGACCTCGGTCAGCATCACGACCGACCAGGCCAACGAGGCTGCGACGTTTCCCCGTCGAACGAAAGGGGAGCAGGTCGACTCCAACGTCGAGGGCAAGGAGAACTTCGTTCGTCGGGAACCCCAGGGGGTGGTCACCGTCATCTCGCCGTGGAACTTCCCGCTCAACCTCTCGGGACGGGCGATCGCGCCAGCCATCGCCACCGGGAACGCGGTCGTCCTCAAGCCGGCCTCGAACACGCCGATCACGGGCGGCCTCCTGATGGCGAAACTGTACGAGGAGGCGGGCCTTCCCGACGGGCTGCTCAACGTCGTCACCGGCCGCGGATCGGACATCGGCGACCCGGTCGTCGAACATCCCGAGAGCGACGTCGTCGCGTTCACCGGTTCGACGCCAGTGGGCCGCGGCGTCGCCGCGAAGGCCGGGGAGAACCTCTCCGTGGCGGCGATGGAACTCGGGGGCAACAACGCACACATCGTCACCGCCGACGCCGACGTCGAGGCGGCGGTCGACGCCGCGGCGTTCGGCTCGTTCGTCCACCAGGGACAGGTCTGTATCTCCATCAACCGCCATCTCGTCCACGAAGACGTCTACGACGACTACGTCGCCGCCCTCGCGGACCGCGCAGCGTCGCTCCCGGTCGGGAGCGCCCACGACCCGGACACGGTCGTCGGCCCCATCATCGACGAGAGCCAGCGCGACGAGATGCTCGGCTACGTCGAGGAGACCGTCGACGCCGGCGCGACGCTCGAGACGGGCGGCGAGACCGTCGAACTGGACGGCGTCGACGATTCGCTGGTCGTCGCACCGACGGTGCTTTCGGACGCGACCAACGACATGGCCGCCGCGTGTAACGAGCACTTCGGCCCGATCGCGCCGGTCGTTCCGTTCTCGGACGTCGACGAAGCCATCGAACTCCACGACGACACCGAGTACGGCCTCTCCGGATCGGTTCACGCGGGCGACGTCGGTACCGGGATGCGGATCGCCGAGCAACTCGACACCGGCATGGTCCACGTCAACGACCAACCCGTCAACGACGAGGCGCACGTTCCATTCAGCGGCACGAATGCCTCGGGCGTCGGTGGCTACAACAGCACCGACATCGTGGAGCAGGTCACCGAGAAGAAGTGGATCTCCGTCCAGTACGACCGGCGGGAGTATCCCTTCTAGCCGCATCGCGGTGGTGTGACACGGCGCTCCGATCGAAGACGTCCCTTTCGAAATCCGGCCGCCGTTCGACCGCTATCGATCCGCTTCCGACCGATTTCACTTTCACTTTCGGGCTATCTTTTAACCCCGGCGCCCGCAAAGACGGTGACATGAGCCAAGCCACGCTCGGCGACGACGAGGAACTGTTCGGGGAAGCGGCCAACGAGATGCGCGAGGACGTCGAATCCTCGCTCGCGGACGCCTGGGACGCGTTGCCCGACGCCGACGACGTCTGGGAGACCGACGCCGACAACGTGCTGGGCGTGCTCAACGGCCTCAACTCGGCGCTCGAGGCCGGCGACGCCGAGGACCACCTCCGCGACGCGAAGAAGTGGTTCACCATGGGCCAGCGCGCCGACGCCTTCGCCGACGCCGACGACCTCGAGGAGGAGATCGGCGATCTCGAGGCCGCCATCACGGACATCTCCGAGGCGGGCGAGCAGGTCGGCGAACTCACGTCGACGATTCCGGCGCTTCGCGGGACGCTCGAGGATGCGGGGCCGGCAGCCGAGGACGACGCTGACGGTGCCGACGAAGCCGACGCCGCGGACGAAGCCGACGACGAGGATGCGGCCGACGAAGAGTAGTCGGTCGCCGCCAGTCGGTCAGCAGTCGGTCGCCAGTCGACCAGCCGACGATCTACCGGCGCCCGGGCCGTGAGACGTCCCGCTCGGCAACCGCCTCGAGCAGCCGAGCCAGCGCGTCGGCAGCTAACTCGAGCAGTTCTTCGCCCCGTCGAGCGTCACCGTCGGCCGGATCGCCGACGACTCCGTTCTCCGTAAACTCCGCCGCGTCGTAGGCCAGATTGACGTTACTCGTCCAGTCGCCCCAGCCGTCGGCGGCCCCGGTCTGCGCGTCGTCGATCCGCTCCTCGCGGATCAGATCCGGCTCGAGATGGCGGAGCAGCGCCGTCTCGAGGGGGCCGCCGTGGCCCATGTCGGCGGTGTGCTCGCCGACGCCCTCGAACCAGGTGAACGGAACGACGTAGGCGTCGCCGTCCCGGGTGCGTCGGCCGCCGACCTCTCGGAGGGCGTCGACGTTGCCGCCGTGGCCGTTGACGATGACGACGCGATCGAACCCGTGGTGGGCCAGACTCTCGACGGCCTCGC
It includes:
- a CDS encoding aldehyde dehydrogenase family protein, yielding MGPELSIDADWNSLYIDGEWTSADGDEEIAVEDPSTREVVARVPAAVDADVDAAYEAAAAAQTEWENAPPAERERVAQAFARTIQAHSDEIVELLAHEAGGSRIMGETSVSITTDQANEAATFPRRTKGEQVDSNVEGKENFVRREPQGVVTVISPWNFPLNLSGRAIAPAIATGNAVVLKPASNTPITGGLLMAKLYEEAGLPDGLLNVVTGRGSDIGDPVVEHPESDVVAFTGSTPVGRGVAAKAGENLSVAAMELGGNNAHIVTADADVEAAVDAAAFGSFVHQGQVCISINRHLVHEDVYDDYVAALADRAASLPVGSAHDPDTVVGPIIDESQRDEMLGYVEETVDAGATLETGGETVELDGVDDSLVVAPTVLSDATNDMAAACNEHFGPIAPVVPFSDVDEAIELHDDTEYGLSGSVHAGDVGTGMRIAEQLDTGMVHVNDQPVNDEAHVPFSGTNASGVGGYNSTDIVEQVTEKKWISVQYDRREYPF
- a CDS encoding aldo/keto reductase translates to MEYTTLGSTGMTVSRICLGCMSFGTGREWMLDPDESADLIDRAIDLGINFFDTANVYSTGESEEILGDALDGYDRDAQVIATKVFAEMDSDNPNASGLSRKAIEQELAASLDRLGVDTIDLYQTHRWDDDTPIEETLRALDDAVRRGQVRYIGTSSMWAHQFAEALHTSDELGLERFATMQNHYNVLYREEEREMLPLCEKEDVGVVPWSPLARGVATRPHEEIDATTRGQTDQYLAQMSYLQGGGEAINERVQELADEKGVSMAQISLAWLLHKEWVDAPIVGTTSVDHLEDAVEALEIDLSRSDQEYLEEPYEPLPVAGHE
- a CDS encoding dihydroneopterin aldolase family protein: MSTDSPTDAEAACFEAGIKFGSLYHQFAGTPVSPDSAPSLETAMEESIENQPHCTDVTVTVRTDELEAVLAESTADYTELTGRFLEVEIVVDYEGCEVVTRMEMEDGYPLMRLESVRD
- a CDS encoding creatininase family protein → MDLTTATWTDVRGLETDLAVVPVGSTEQHGPHAPLGTDVLTAEAVADAGLERTDREVVRAPAIPVGIAEEHRQFPGTMWVSEDTFRNYVGEAVESLAHHGFDRVVIVNGHGGNVDALREVGGRRTRDGDAYVVPFTWFEGVGEHTADMGHGGPLETALLRHLEPDLIREERIDDAQTGAADGWGDWTSNVNLAYDAAEFTENGVVGDPADGDARRGEELLELAADALARLLEAVAERDVSRPGRR
- the azf gene encoding NAD-dependent glucose-6-phosphate dehydrogenase Azf, whose product is MAQSVLLTGAAGRVGEAILGGLAEEHEWRLLDRDPPTGDQPGEFVVADITDADAVREAMDGIDAVIHLAGDPRPEAPWDSVLTNNIDGAQTVFEAAADAGVEKVAFASSNHAVGNYETDDRTPDLYRTHDDYLLDGTELPRPSNLYGVSKAAGETLGRYYHDEHDLSVVCVRIGNLTEGHPPIDYERGQAMWLSYRDCAHLFDRCIRADYDYEIVYGISDNDRKYYSLERARDALGYEPRDNSADFDGEERLVERDA
- a CDS encoding DUF5790 family protein, giving the protein MSQATLGDDEELFGEAANEMREDVESSLADAWDALPDADDVWETDADNVLGVLNGLNSALEAGDAEDHLRDAKKWFTMGQRADAFADADDLEEEIGDLEAAITDISEAGEQVGELTSTIPALRGTLEDAGPAAEDDADGADEADAADEADDEDAADEE